The window TCAACGACGTTCGGGGGAGCGGCCCGCCGGCGGCTCCGGCTGGGGCCCCGAGCAGGGCGAGGACCGCCGCCGCCACGGCACGTCCTCGGTGGTCGGCCGCTCGTCGTCCGCCCCCTGGAGCCCGCGCGCGATCCCGGTGCAGATCTCCTCCAGCTGCCCCACCTGCTCCGGCGTCAGTCGGTCGAAGAGGGTTGCGCGCACCGTGTCGACGTGCCCGGGTGCCGTACGCTCCAGCACGGCCGTCCCCGCGTCGGTCAGCACCGCGAGACTGCTGCGCTTGTCCCAGCGGCAGTCCTCCCGGCGCACCAGTCCGTCCCGCTCCAGCCGGGTCACCACGTACGTCAGCCTGCTGCGGGTGATCTTCAGCGTCTCGGCGAGGTCGGTCATGCGCAGCCGCCGCTCGGGCGCCTCGGAGAGGTTGGCCAGCACCGAGTAGAACAGGTGGGGCATGCCGCCCTCCTGCTGGAGCTGACGGTCGATCGCGTCCTCCAGGAGGCGGGAGGCGGCCATGTAGGCGCGCCAGGCGCGCTGCTCCTCGGGGGTGAGCCAGCGGGTCGTCATGCTGCCAGTGTAAGTTTGTTTCAAAGTTGAACCAAGATCCGGTGAGGTGCGCCGGGTCACCGTGAGGGAGTGCGCCGATGCCCCTGCCGTACGTGCTGCTGTCCGCCGCCGTCTCCCTCGACGGCTACCTGGACGACACCGGCCCCGAGCGGCTGCTGCTCTCCAGCCCGGCCGACTTCGACCGGGTCGACGCGGTGCGGGCCTCCGTCGACGCCATCTTGATCGGCGCCGGCACCATCCGCGCCGACAACCCGCGGCTGCTGGTCAACTCCGCCGACCGGCGCGCCGCCCGGGTGGCGTCCGGCCGGCCCGCGTACCCCCTGAAGGTGACCGTCACCGCCACCGGCGAACTCGACCCCGACGCCCACTTCTGGCACACCGGCGGCGAGAAGCTGGTCTGCACGACCGACAAGGGCGCGGAGGTGGCCTCCCGCCTCCTCGGGGACACCGCGGACGTCGTCGCGCTCGGCGCCGACCTCGACTGGCGGGCCCTGCTGGAGCACCTGCACGACGTGCGCGGGGTCGAACGCCTCATGGTCGAGGGCGGCGGCCGGGTGCACACCCAGCTGCTGACGCAGGGCCTCGCCGACGAACTCCAACTGGTCCTCGCCCCGCTCCTGGTCGGCGACCCGGCGGCCCCGCGGCTGTTCGGCCCCGGGGAGTACCAGGGCGGACGGCTGCGCCTGGTCGAGACCCGCCGGATCGAGGACGTCGTCCTCATGCGGTACGAGCCCACCGCCCCCGGCACCGGCCCGCTCCCCACCGCCGCCGACCGCCGCTGGCTGCGCACCGCCTGTGAGCTCGCCGCCCAGTGCCCGCCCTCGGAGACGGCGTTCAGCGTCGGCGCGGTCGTGGTCGGCGCCGACGGCACCGAGCTCGCCCGCGGCCACTCCCGGGAGGGCGGCGACCCCGTGGTCCACGCGGAGGAGGCCGCCCTGGCCAAGCTCGACCCGGCCGACCCGGGGCTGTCCGGCGCCACCGTCTACAGCAGCCTGGAACCCTGCGCCCGCCGCGCCTCCCGGCCCGCCCCCTGTGCCGAACTGATCCTGCGGTCCGGTGCGCGCCGGGTGGTCACCGCTTGGCGGGAGCCGGACACCTTCGTGGCCGCGGCCGACGGCACGGGCGTCCTGCGCGACGGCGGAGCCGAGGTCGTCGTGCTCCCGGAGTTCGAGGCGCTCGCCAAGGCCCCGAACTCCCACCTGACGGCCTGACCGGCCCTGCCCCGCGGCGCGCCGGAAAGGGGCCCCGGGAAACCGATTGGCTCCTGGTCCCGTGCATGACGTATGCTGAAGACACAACGACGCGGGGTGGAGCAGCTCGGTAGCTCGCTGGGCTCATAACCCAGAGGTCGCAGGTTCAAATCCTGTCCCCGCTACTGAAGGCTCAGGGCCGGGATCCAGTTCATGGATCCCGGCCCTGAGTGTTTCCCGGCCCCGGCCGACCCACCTCGGGCCTCGCCCAGTGACACGCGTCACACCACGCCACCCGTCCGGGCCACACCGCCCGCCCTCCTGCGTACCACCGTCCTGACCGGTCTCGCGGCGCTCGCCGCCGTCCCCGCCGTGCCGCCGGAGGCAATCCGCTGAACTCCCGCACGGCGAAGACGTCGTACTCATCGTCGATCGCGGGCACCCGGAGCCGCTGCCGCTGCGCACCGACGAACGCAGGCTCACCGGGCGGACCTTGCGACTCTTCACCGACAGTGACCGGGTGAGTGCCGAGCGCATGACATCTGAGTCACCATCAAAACTTCTGTGACTCCTGAATCGCGGCCAACTCGCCCGGTTTGCAGGGATGGCAGCGGTTAAGTCCGAGGCGGAAAACGTTAATGATCAAGCCGAACGGCTTGGAAAGTGCCCCGCGGGTCTATTAACGTTCGATAACGCAGCGCGGTCGTCCCAGCCGTCACCCGCGACGGCTCCGTGCGCACGCGCCGAATCCCGTAAGGGAACCGGGGAACCACCACCCTGGGGTGAATCACGCGGCTACTGATGTGAACTCCTCGAGTCCACGCCAGGTATACGCGCGTAGGAGACCTTCCTGCTCCGAACCCGTCAGCTAACCCGGTAGGCGGAGGAAGGAAAGGAGTGCGCCCGCGTGGCGTCCAACCGGCCTGCCCCAGAAGCCCCGTTCATACCGGCTCAGCGTGAGAGCGAGACCTTCGGTTACGCCTCCTACCGTGCCGAGGAGGGCCCCTGGGAGGAGTGGAACCCCACCGAGGAGTCCCTCACCCCGGTTCGCGGGCGGCACCGCGTGGCCAAGCAGCGCGGCGGGTTCGCCCGCAGCTCCACCGTCCTCGGCGTCGGCGTGATCGCGGCGGTCGGCGCGGGCGGGATGGCCAGCGCCAACACCGGCAAGCCGCCGGTCTCCATCTCCCTGCCGGACCTGCCGAGCGTCGGTTCCCTCTTCGACGACGGTTCCGCCAAGACCTCCGAGGCCACCGGACTCAGCGACGTCGGTGTGACCTCCGCCGGCAGCGAGCAGGACACCGATGCGGGCGAGGCCCTGCGCAGCCGGATCATGGCCCAGGCCGAGCAGCAGAAGGGCCAGGCCGAGAGCAAGGCCACCGCCGCCAGGCTCGCCACCGCCGAGAAGCTGACCGCCGACGCGGCCGCGAAGGCGGAGAAGGAAGCCGCCGCGAAGGCCGCCGCCGCGAAGAAGAAGGCGGAGGCCGCGGCCGCCAAGGCGGAGGCCGAGGCCAAGAAGGCGGCGGAGGAGAAGCGGCTGGCCGAGCTGGCCAAGCAGTACACGCTGCCGACGTCCTCGTACACGATCACCTCGACGTTCGGCCAGGCCGGCTCGATGTGGTCCTCCGGCTACCACACCGGCCTCGACTTCGCGGCCCCCACGGGCACCCTCATCAAGGCCATCCACAGCGGCACGATCACGCAGGCGGGCTGGGCCGGCTCCTACGGCTACCGCACGGTCCTCACCCTGGACGACGGCACCGAGCTGTGGTTCTGCCACCAGTCCTCGATCAGCGTCTCCGTCGGCCAGAAGGTCTCCACCGGCGAGCTCATCGGCCGGGTCGGCGCGACCGGCAACGTCACCGGCCCGCACCTCCACCTGGAGGTCCACCCGGGCGGCGACGCCACGGGGATCGACCCCATGGCCTGGCTGCGGGGCAAGGGCCTCACCCCCTGACACCCGTTCGCGGGAACTCGGCGCCGGCGGCGGAAGAGATCATTCGCCGTCGGCGTTGGATTGAAGCATGACTTCTCTGCGCACACTCGGTTCCTCCGACCTCGAGGTCTTCCCCCTCTCCCTCGGCGGCAACGTCTTCGGCTGGACCGCCGACGAGCAGACCTCCTTCGCCGTGCTCGACGCCTACGCCGCCGCGGGCGGCAACTTCGTCGACACCGCCGACAGCTACAGCGCCTGGGTGGAGGGCAACGCCGGCGGCGAGTCCGAGACGATCATCGGCAAGTGGGTCAAGGCCCGCGGCAACCGCGACGACGTCGTCATCGCCACCAAGGTCAGCCAGCACCCCGAGTACCAGGGCCTGTCCGCGGCCACCATCAAGGCCGCCGCCGACGCCTCCCTGCGCCGCCTCGGCACCGACCGCATCGACCTCTACTACACGCACTTCGACAAGCCCGAGGTGCCGGTCGAGGAGATCATCGGCGCGCTGGACGAGCTGGTGAGGGCGGGCAAGGTCCGGCACATCGCCGCGTCCAACATCAGCCCCGAGCGGCTGCGGGCCTCCCTGGACTTCTCCGACCGAGAGGGCCTGGCCCGCTACGTCGCCCTCCAGCCGCACTACAACCTGGTCTCCCGCGACACCTACGAGGGCCCGTTGCAGGACCTGGCCGCCCGCGAGGGCCTGGCCGCGGTGCCCTACTACTCCCTCGCGGCGGGCTTCCTCACCGGCAAGTACCGCCCGGGTACGACCGTCGACAGCCCCCGCGCCGGCACGGGCGCGAAGTACGCCCGGTCCGAGCGCGGCGGGCGGGTCCTGGCGGCCCTGGACGAGATCGCCGCCGCCCACGGGGCCCCGGTCGCCACGGTCGCCCTGGCCTGGCTCGCCGCCCAGCCGACGGTCACGGCCCCCATCGCCTCGGCCCGCACGGTCGACCAGCTCCCGGCCCTCCTGGGCGTCGCCGACCTGACCCTGACGGACGACGACCTGAAGAAACTGACGGAGGCGTCGGCCTGACACCGCCCCGACCGGCCGGCCCCGCTGGACCGGGCTGCCGGCCGGGAGCGCGCGCTCAGGTGCGGTACGGGTTGTACGCCGAGTAGGGGCCCGCCGGGTGGCCGACGTACCAGTGGGGTGCCGGGGCGCCGTACGGCGGGCGGGCCGCCGGCGCCAGTGTCCGCGCCGCGTACTCCAGCGCCGGCCGTGCCATCTCCCGGCGCCGCCACAGCTCGGTCAGCAACTCCCGCTCGCGTACGACGAAGTCGGCCGGGGCCCGCCCCTGACGTCCGCGGTGCCGCAGGAACGCGAGCGAGGTCGCGTACGCCTCGTACCGGGCCACCGTCCGTGCCGCGGGCCGACCCCCGAAGTGGTGGCGGGCGTAGTCGCGGGCCATCCGCCGCGCCCGCATCGACCCCAGCGCGTACGGCTCGGCCGGTCCCAGCCACCCGGCCAGCACGTACGCCGGGAGCTCCTCCCGCACGGTCCGCAGCTCCCGCTGCCGCGTCCAGATCACGAGCCAGGTCAGCAGGGCGAAGGCGGGCACCATGAAGCCGCCGTAGACGGCGAAGAACCCGAGCGGGCCGAAGGTGGAGGACCCGTTCCAGAACGCGTGCATGCTCATCGCGAGCAGCAGCCCGCAGACCGGCAGCAGCACCCGCCTGAGGTGCTGCCGCTCCCCGGACAGCGCGGCGATGCCGAAGCCGATGCCGGTGAACACGGTGAACAGGGGGTGCGCGAACGGGGACATCACGATGCGCACGAAGAAGGTGGCGGCGGTGACGGACGCGATACCGCGGCCGCCGGTCAGCTGGTCCGTCCCGAAGGCCGTGCCCAGGTAGAGGATGTTCTCGGTGAACGCGAACCCGGTGGCGGTGATCCCGGCTATCACCACGCCGTCCACCAGCCCGGTGAAGTCCCGTCTGCGGAAGAGGAAGACCAGCAGCACGGCGGCGGCCTTCGCGGACTCCTCCACGATCGGCGCTATCACCGTGGCCCCGAGCGTGTCGGCGCCGGCCGGATCCGCGGTGGACGTCGCTATCCACTTGGTCGCGAAGCTGTTGGCGACGATGGCTATCAGCGCCGCCGCGCACGCCCCCCAGGCGAAGGCGAAGACCAGGTTCCGCCAGGGACCCGGCTCCACCCGGTCCAGCCACCGGAAGGCGGCCGTCAGCCAGGGCACCGGCAGCACGGCCAGCCCGAGGCCCACCAGGAACCCCTCCGTGCCGGTCTGCCGCCGCACGAGCGCGAGGATCACCAGCCCGGACAGCGCCAGCAGCGTGATCAGCGCCCCGTACCGCACCCATCCGCGCTGCCACCAGTGCGGGTGGCGGAGCTCCCCGTCGACGGGGCCCGCGGGGGGAGTGGGGTACGGAGGACTGGTGGCCACGGCATCGACCCTAACGGTCACGGAACGACAGACTGGAGCGGATTACCGGACCGGAGGCCGCACCGGCCGCCCCGGCCGTCGGCCCCGCCCCGCGCTGTCGTCGACGGCGACTATCGATCCTGGTGCGGTACGCGACGGAAGAGCAGATCGTTCACGACATGTCCCTTGTCCAGTCCCTGCCCCTCGAAACGGGTCAGCGGCCGGAACTCGGGACGTGGCGAGTAACCGCCCTCTGCCTGCGTGTTCTCGAAGTCGGGGTGCGCACTGAGCACCTCGAGCATCTGTTCGGCGTACGGCTCCCAGTCGGTCGCGCAGTGCACGATCGCGCCGGGCCTGAGCCGGGTCGCCGCGAGCGCCAGGAACTCGGGCTGGATGAGCCGCCGCTTGTGGTGCCGCTTCTTGGGCCAGGGGTCCGGGAAGTAGACGCGCAGCCCGTCCAGCGAGTCGGGCCGGAGCATCTCCCGCAGCAGGATGATGGCGTCGCCGTTGCCCACCCTGACGTTGGCCAGCCCGTTGCGGTCGGCGAGGTTGAGCAGGTTGCCCTGCCCCGGGGTGTGCACGTCGACGGCGAGGATGTTGGTGTCCGGGTCGGCGGCGGCCATCTGCGCGGTGGCCTCGCCCATCCCGAAGCCGATCTCCAGCACGACGGGGTTGGCGTTCCCGAACAGCTCGACCGGGTCGACGACCCCCTGCCCGTCGATGTCCAGTCCCCACTTGGGCCACAGCCGCTGCAGCGCATCGGCCTGCCCGGCCGTCACCCGGCTGCGCCGCGGCTGGAAGCTGCGGATCCGCCGCTCGAAGTGCGACCCGGCCGGATCGGCCCTGGGCCCGTCGGGGAACCGCGGTTCCCCCTTGGCCCGGGTGTGCCGCACGGACACACCGGGCGTGTGCGCGGCCGGCGAGGGGGCTTCGGGAGCGTTGAGGAAGTCAGACACAGTGAGACAGATTTTACGGGGCCCCGCGGGCACGCCCGCTCACAGCGAACCGAGCAGATCCAGCACCCGCCGCCCCACCTCCCGGCCGATCGGGAGCGAGGCGGTCGCCGCGGGGGACGGCGCGTTGAGCACGTGCACGGCCCGTGCCCCCTCGCGGATCAGGAAGTCGTCCACCAGCGTCCCGTCCCGCAGCACCGCCTGCGCGCGCACCCCGGCGGGAGCCCGCACCAGGTCACCGGCCTCGGCGGCGGGCAGCAGTCTGCGCACCGCCTTCAGGAACGCCTCCTTCGACAGCGAGCGGTGCAGCTCCCCCGCGCCGTACCGCCAGTGCTGCCGGGCGATCGACCAGGACCCCGGCCAGGCCATGGTGCCGGCCAGCTCCCGGGGCCGGACGACTCCCCAGTCGTACCCCTCCCGGGCCAGGGCCGGGACCGCGTTCGGACCGATGTGCACGCCTCCGTCGATGCCCCGGGTCAGATGGACCCCGAGGAACGGGAACGCCGGGTCCGGCACCGGATACACCAGCCCGCGCACCAGCTCCGGCCGCGCCAGCTCGTAGTACTCCCCGCGAAACGGCACGATCCGCACCCCGGGCTCGTCCCCGGTCAGCCGCGCCACCTCGTCGCAGTACAGCCCCGCGCAGTTCACGAGCACGCGTGCGCGGACGATCTCCCCGCTCGCGGTGAGCACGGCCACGCCCCGCTCCGGCCGCCGGTCCACCCGGACGACCCGCGCGCCGTACCGGATCTCCGCGCCGGACGCGTGGGCCAGCTGCCGCGCGACCCCGACGAAGTCGCACACGCCGGTCGTGCCGACGTGTATCGCCGCGAGGCCGCGCACCTCCGGTTCGTACTCCGCGATCTGGGTGGGACCCAGCTCCCGCACCGGGATGCCGTTCTCCCGGCCGCGCTGCACGAGCGCGTGCAGCCGCGGCAGCTCCTCGCGCTCGGTGGCGACGATCAGCTTGCCGGTGACGGCGTGCGCGATGCCGTACTCGGCGCAGAACTTCACCATCTCGGCGGCGCCCCGCACCGCGTACCGCGCCTTGAGCGAGCCCGGGCGGTAGTAGATCCCGCTGTGGATGACCCCGCTGTTGCGCCCCGTCTGGTGGCGGGCCGGTCCCGGCTCCTTCTCCAGCACGGTCACGCGCGTACCCGGCGCCGCCCGGGTGATCGCATACGCCGTGGACAGCCCGACGATGCCCCCGCCGATCACCAGCACGTCGCAGTCGTACGCGCCCTGCCGCACCTGCACCACCTCCCACCTCGATAGTGCACTGCGCCACTGACAACGCGTTCAAACGCCCCCGGTGTCGGCTATGCCGGTGCCATCAGAAGCGGCCGGGCGCGCTCCCGCAGCTCCACCACCCGCGGCTCGTCCCCGTACGGCTCCAGCCGGTGCAGGAGGTCCTTCACGTACTCCGTGGTCCGCGCCGAGGAGATCCGCCCGGCCACCTCCACGGCCCGTACCCCCTGCTCGCAGGCGGCGTCCAGGTTCCCGGACTCCAGCTCGGCGACGGCCGAGACCACCAGGCGCAGCCCGTGCGACCGCACGAACTCCTCCGTCGGCTTCGACAGCGCCTGCTCGGTGAAGCGGCGCACCTGCCGGGGTGCCTTCAGGTCCCGGTAGCACTCGGCGGCATCCGCGGCGAACCGGTCGTAGCCGTAGAAGCCGAGCCAGGAGGGGTCGTTGTCGCCCTCCCGCGACCGCTCCAGCCAGCCCTCGGCGGCCTTCAGCGCGGTGCCCGCGGCCTGCGCGTCCCCCGCGCGAGCGTGCGCCCGGGCCTCCACCAGCCGGAAGAAGCTCATCGTGCGCGCGGTCGCCAGTCCCCGGTTCCGCTCCAGCGCGGCCTGCGCCAGGTCGACGCCCTCGTCACCGAAGCCCCGGTACGTCGCCTGGAGCGACATGGACGCCAGCACATAGCCCCCCAGCGGGACGTCGGCCGCCGCGCGCGCGAGCCGCAGTGCCTGGATGTAGTACCGCTGCGCGGCCTCCTGCTGCCCGGTGTCGAAGGCCATCCACCCGGCGAGCCGGGTGAGTTCCGCGGAGGCGCCGAACAGGGCGCGGCCGACCTCGTCGGAGTAGGAGCCGAGCAGCAGCGGGGCCGCCTCCACCCGCAGACACTCCGGCACCATCGACGAACGCCAGTCCCCGCCCCCGTACTTGGAGTCCCACCGCCTGGCGTCCTCGGCGGCCTCCCGCAGCTTCTGCACGTCGCTGTGGCCGACTTTGATCGGTGCGCCGGAGCCCTCGGTGGAGTCCGTGTCCCGCGCGACCGAGCTGTCGGCGGGGGTTATCAGCCATCGTGAGGCGGGCGTCGCGTACGCACTCACCGCGAACGATCCGGCGAGCGACTGCCAGATGCCGCCCGCGCCGGCGCGGCGCCCGGCGAAGTCGAGCCGGTACAGCTCCGTCGCCGACCTCACCGCCTGTGCCACGTCCCGGGGGAAGGCGAGGCCCACCTCGGGTGCGGGGTCCGCGTCCGCCAGGCCGATCTCGTGGAGCGGCACCGGGCGGCCCAGCTTCTGTCCGATGGCGGCCGCGATGAGGTGGGGCGCGGCACCCTGCGGCACCATGCCTTTCGACACCCAGCGCGCCACGGAGGTCTTGTCGTAGCGAAGAGTCAACCCGCGTTGAGCGCCAAGGTCGTTGACGCGTCGCGCGAGTCCTGCGTTGCTGATTCCCGCGAGGGCGAGAACGGCGCCGAGTTTTTCGTTCGGCCCGCGTTGCTCCCTGGACATGCGCCACCCCTCGACACAGACGGCTGCCGCGATGGCATAACCACGCGGCATTCGTAAACCCAGCGTAGTTCGCCGGATCCCAAGCGTTAAGGGGCTTTGTTCCGGATGGCGGGATTGTGGTCGGTACGGAGGTGCGGGCATGTACGCACCGTGCACGGCCTGTCGCCGCGTGCCCCCGTGCGTGTGGCCGTGCGCCCGCCCGTGCGCTCTTCTCCGGCCACCCGGGGAGCGGTTCCATGGGTCCTGCGTGGGTCGGCCCGCTGTACTGGATCCAGTGGGCTGGGGGACACCGCCACCTACATCCCCGCGGGTGGCGGACCGGTCCGGGAGGCGATGCCCGCCTCCCGGACTGTGCGCGTGAACGCTCCGCCGCGCGCTCCGCAGGCCTGTACGGAGCGTGCTCACGTCCGATGGCGCTCCCGTGATTTGGCCGAAAACCGACCCCGCCCGCCACGGTTGATTCCTGCTCCCACCATGCAACTTGAGGGCGCGAAGGGCGTTTTGGGGGAGCGTACCGGGGGCGCATTCAAGTCGCGATGATCAGGGCGTCACGCGACCCGGCCGGACCCGCACCCGCCAACTCCCCACCCGGTGACCATGACTCCCGCCCGGTGCGCCGCGTCGTGCCCCGCGGATTTCCCTCGATCGAAGGCGGCGCCACCGCCCCTCCACAGCGCGTTCTTCATGGCAGCATGGGGACCCGGTTCGTACGGTGCACTGGTGGTCCACAGCCTGTGGAGGCGTCGATGCGGTGGTTGGTGGGGTGGAGCAGCACCGCCGCGGGCACCTCCGGGCTCGGCACCGCCGGCGCCCTCGGCCACGACGGCGAGACCTTGCACCCGGTCGGCTCCCAACTGCTGTGGGGCGACCCCGACCCGCTGTGGGCCGTCGGCGACTGGCGCCCGGACGAGGTGCGCCTGGTGCACGCCGACGGACAGAACCGGATCGCCGTCCTCGGCATCTGCGGCGCCACCGACGAAGAACTGCGCCGCGCCCTGGTCACCGCGCGCGGGGGCGCACTGCGCCATCTGACGACCTGGTCCGGCAGCTACACGGCGGTCGTCCAGGTGGGCCGCCGCATCACCGTCTGCGGCGATCTCGCGGGCGCCCGGCCGGTGTTCCACACCCCCTGGGCAGGCGGTACGGCCTACGCCACCGCCGCGCTGCCCCTCGCCGACCTCATCGAGGCCAACCTCGACTTCGGCCACCTGGCCGCCCTGCTCGCCGCCCCGGACGTACCGGCCGCGCTGCGCGACACCACGCCGTACGACGGCGTGCGGCGTATCCCGCCGGGGCACGCGCTGGTGCTGCGCGCCGGAGTGCGCGAGGTCACCGGGTACGAGCCGGTCGCCTCCCTCGCC of the Streptomyces sp. 1222.5 genome contains:
- a CDS encoding MarR family winged helix-turn-helix transcriptional regulator, producing the protein MTTRWLTPEEQRAWRAYMAASRLLEDAIDRQLQQEGGMPHLFYSVLANLSEAPERRLRMTDLAETLKITRSRLTYVVTRLERDGLVRREDCRWDKRSSLAVLTDAGTAVLERTAPGHVDTVRATLFDRLTPEQVGQLEEICTGIARGLQGADDERPTTEDVPWRRRSSPCSGPQPEPPAGRSPERR
- a CDS encoding dihydrofolate reductase family protein; protein product: MPLPYVLLSAAVSLDGYLDDTGPERLLLSSPADFDRVDAVRASVDAILIGAGTIRADNPRLLVNSADRRAARVASGRPAYPLKVTVTATGELDPDAHFWHTGGEKLVCTTDKGAEVASRLLGDTADVVALGADLDWRALLEHLHDVRGVERLMVEGGGRVHTQLLTQGLADELQLVLAPLLVGDPAAPRLFGPGEYQGGRLRLVETRRIEDVVLMRYEPTAPGTGPLPTAADRRWLRTACELAAQCPPSETAFSVGAVVVGADGTELARGHSREGGDPVVHAEEAALAKLDPADPGLSGATVYSSLEPCARRASRPAPCAELILRSGARRVVTAWREPDTFVAAADGTGVLRDGGAEVVVLPEFEALAKAPNSHLTA
- a CDS encoding M23 family metallopeptidase; translated protein: MASNRPAPEAPFIPAQRESETFGYASYRAEEGPWEEWNPTEESLTPVRGRHRVAKQRGGFARSSTVLGVGVIAAVGAGGMASANTGKPPVSISLPDLPSVGSLFDDGSAKTSEATGLSDVGVTSAGSEQDTDAGEALRSRIMAQAEQQKGQAESKATAARLATAEKLTADAAAKAEKEAAAKAAAAKKKAEAAAAKAEAEAKKAAEEKRLAELAKQYTLPTSSYTITSTFGQAGSMWSSGYHTGLDFAAPTGTLIKAIHSGTITQAGWAGSYGYRTVLTLDDGTELWFCHQSSISVSVGQKVSTGELIGRVGATGNVTGPHLHLEVHPGGDATGIDPMAWLRGKGLTP
- a CDS encoding aldo/keto reductase — protein: MTSLRTLGSSDLEVFPLSLGGNVFGWTADEQTSFAVLDAYAAAGGNFVDTADSYSAWVEGNAGGESETIIGKWVKARGNRDDVVIATKVSQHPEYQGLSAATIKAAADASLRRLGTDRIDLYYTHFDKPEVPVEEIIGALDELVRAGKVRHIAASNISPERLRASLDFSDREGLARYVALQPHYNLVSRDTYEGPLQDLAAREGLAAVPYYSLAAGFLTGKYRPGTTVDSPRAGTGAKYARSERGGRVLAALDEIAAAHGAPVATVALAWLAAQPTVTAPIASARTVDQLPALLGVADLTLTDDDLKKLTEASA
- a CDS encoding PrsW family intramembrane metalloprotease, coding for MATSPPYPTPPAGPVDGELRHPHWWQRGWVRYGALITLLALSGLVILALVRRQTGTEGFLVGLGLAVLPVPWLTAAFRWLDRVEPGPWRNLVFAFAWGACAAALIAIVANSFATKWIATSTADPAGADTLGATVIAPIVEESAKAAAVLLVFLFRRRDFTGLVDGVVIAGITATGFAFTENILYLGTAFGTDQLTGGRGIASVTAATFFVRIVMSPFAHPLFTVFTGIGFGIAALSGERQHLRRVLLPVCGLLLAMSMHAFWNGSSTFGPLGFFAVYGGFMVPAFALLTWLVIWTRQRELRTVREELPAYVLAGWLGPAEPYALGSMRARRMARDYARHHFGGRPAARTVARYEAYATSLAFLRHRGRQGRAPADFVVRERELLTELWRRREMARPALEYAARTLAPAARPPYGAPAPHWYVGHPAGPYSAYNPYRT
- the trmB gene encoding tRNA (guanosine(46)-N7)-methyltransferase TrmB → MSDFLNAPEAPSPAAHTPGVSVRHTRAKGEPRFPDGPRADPAGSHFERRIRSFQPRRSRVTAGQADALQRLWPKWGLDIDGQGVVDPVELFGNANPVVLEIGFGMGEATAQMAAADPDTNILAVDVHTPGQGNLLNLADRNGLANVRVGNGDAIILLREMLRPDSLDGLRVYFPDPWPKKRHHKRRLIQPEFLALAATRLRPGAIVHCATDWEPYAEQMLEVLSAHPDFENTQAEGGYSPRPEFRPLTRFEGQGLDKGHVVNDLLFRRVPHQDR
- the lhgO gene encoding L-2-hydroxyglutarate oxidase; the encoded protein is MVQVRQGAYDCDVLVIGGGIVGLSTAYAITRAAPGTRVTVLEKEPGPARHQTGRNSGVIHSGIYYRPGSLKARYAVRGAAEMVKFCAEYGIAHAVTGKLIVATEREELPRLHALVQRGRENGIPVRELGPTQIAEYEPEVRGLAAIHVGTTGVCDFVGVARQLAHASGAEIRYGARVVRVDRRPERGVAVLTASGEIVRARVLVNCAGLYCDEVARLTGDEPGVRIVPFRGEYYELARPELVRGLVYPVPDPAFPFLGVHLTRGIDGGVHIGPNAVPALAREGYDWGVVRPRELAGTMAWPGSWSIARQHWRYGAGELHRSLSKEAFLKAVRRLLPAAEAGDLVRAPAGVRAQAVLRDGTLVDDFLIREGARAVHVLNAPSPAATASLPIGREVGRRVLDLLGSL
- a CDS encoding MFS transporter; its protein translation is MSREQRGPNEKLGAVLALAGISNAGLARRVNDLGAQRGLTLRYDKTSVARWVSKGMVPQGAAPHLIAAAIGQKLGRPVPLHEIGLADADPAPEVGLAFPRDVAQAVRSATELYRLDFAGRRAGAGGIWQSLAGSFAVSAYATPASRWLITPADSSVARDTDSTEGSGAPIKVGHSDVQKLREAAEDARRWDSKYGGGDWRSSMVPECLRVEAAPLLLGSYSDEVGRALFGASAELTRLAGWMAFDTGQQEAAQRYYIQALRLARAAADVPLGGYVLASMSLQATYRGFGDEGVDLAQAALERNRGLATARTMSFFRLVEARAHARAGDAQAAGTALKAAEGWLERSREGDNDPSWLGFYGYDRFAADAAECYRDLKAPRQVRRFTEQALSKPTEEFVRSHGLRLVVSAVAELESGNLDAACEQGVRAVEVAGRISSARTTEYVKDLLHRLEPYGDEPRVVELRERARPLLMAPA